The following proteins are encoded in a genomic region of Reichenbachiella sp.:
- a CDS encoding DUF3667 domain-containing protein produces MSNSCLNCRASLEGSFCSQCGQREKDADRSLKHLIGELINNLFFVDNRIWVSYKYLVFKPGIMTYEFLEGKRRKFMPPVTLFLFVNVLYFFISPLTDYSLTLTDQMKQPTHGALATRMVEEKLTKEEMDFETYAPIYRQASDNVSKTIMILNVPMIAFFVYLLAIRKRKYYFDSLIFSMHFFTIFLLCIVVGVFTAKGYYLIVNQYFGSSIGPWVFWMPTFMAVLPLFYAIVSFKRFAQVKWYHAIWSGLFIMFAGVFTQFIYRSFVFFTTFWLT; encoded by the coding sequence ATGTCAAACTCATGCCTAAACTGTAGAGCTTCTCTGGAAGGAAGTTTTTGTAGCCAATGTGGCCAAAGAGAAAAGGATGCAGATCGTTCGCTTAAACACCTGATAGGTGAGCTTATCAATAATCTCTTCTTTGTAGACAATCGGATTTGGGTGAGTTATAAGTATCTCGTTTTCAAGCCAGGGATTATGACTTACGAGTTTCTGGAAGGCAAACGAAGGAAGTTTATGCCACCGGTTACGTTGTTTCTTTTTGTGAATGTCCTGTACTTTTTTATATCTCCGCTTACAGATTATTCACTCACGCTGACTGACCAGATGAAACAGCCTACGCATGGGGCTCTGGCGACTAGAATGGTAGAAGAAAAATTGACGAAGGAGGAGATGGATTTCGAAACGTATGCGCCGATCTATAGACAAGCTTCTGACAATGTTTCCAAGACGATCATGATACTGAATGTGCCCATGATCGCCTTTTTTGTCTATTTGTTGGCCATCAGAAAGCGCAAATACTACTTTGATAGTCTGATTTTCAGCATGCATTTTTTCACTATCTTTTTGTTGTGCATCGTCGTAGGGGTATTCACCGCCAAAGGCTATTACCTGATCGTGAATCAATATTTTGGATCGTCAATTGGCCCATGGGTTTTTTGGATGCCAACATTCATGGCTGTACTTCCTTTATTTTATGCGATCGTTAGTTTTAAACGTTTTGCGCAAGTCAAGTGGTATCATGCGATTTGGAGTGGATTGTTCATCATGTTCGCAGGTGTATTCACACAATTCATATATCGAAGCTTTGTTTTCTTCACTACTTTTTGGTTGACTTGA
- a CDS encoding DUF1801 domain-containing protein, translating into MDVGIRAYNNSQQEIDQKICATLARIIDQELSEAESKIWHAHPVWFLEGNPIVGYSKQKKGLRLMFWSGADFEEEGLNVLGAKFKDASVFYQSAGEIDENDLKRWLKKSIEIQWDYKNIVKRKGKLERLK; encoded by the coding sequence ATGGATGTTGGAATAAGGGCTTACAATAATAGTCAGCAGGAAATAGATCAGAAGATTTGTGCCACATTGGCACGAATTATTGACCAAGAGCTCTCAGAAGCCGAAAGCAAAATCTGGCATGCGCACCCGGTTTGGTTTTTAGAGGGAAATCCAATCGTGGGATATAGCAAACAAAAGAAAGGGCTACGTTTAATGTTTTGGAGTGGGGCAGATTTTGAAGAGGAAGGATTGAACGTATTAGGAGCCAAGTTTAAAGATGCTTCTGTATTTTATCAATCTGCAGGTGAGATTGACGAAAACGATCTGAAGCGTTGGCTCAAAAAGTCAATAGAAATCCAGTGGGATTACAAAAATATCGTAAAAAGGAAAGGGAAGTTGGAACGGTTGAAGTGA